The Thunnus maccoyii chromosome 9, fThuMac1.1, whole genome shotgun sequence genome includes a region encoding these proteins:
- the tal2 gene encoding T-cell acute lymphocytic leukemia protein 2, which yields MTRKVFTNTRERWRQHNVNTAFAELRKLIPTHPPEKKLSKNEILRLAMRYINFLVQLLESQSGQPASHSPTALLTFLRGNMEQLHSPPHPWAMTSDTEALSPGSSCDSTEAW from the coding sequence ATGACCAGGAAGGTATTCACCAACACGAGGGAGCGCTGGCGCCAGCACAACGTTAACACGGCCTTCGCTGAGCTCCGCAAGCTCATCCCCACCCATCCTCCGGAGAAGAAGCTGAGCAAGAACGAGATCCTGCGTCTGGCCATGCGCTACATCAACTTCCTGGTGCAGCTGCTGGAGAGCCAGAGCGGTCAGCCGGCCAGCCACTCCCCCACCGCTCTTCTCACCTTCCTCAGAGGAAACATGGAGCAACTGCATTCCCCTCCGCACCCGTGGGCCATGACTAGCGACACCGAGGCTCTGTCACCCGGATCCAGCTGCGACAGCACGGAGGCCTGGTAG